Genomic DNA from Caldisericia bacterium:
AGCTAATCTTGCTCATAAAACCTCCTCTTAATTTTTATAAAAATAGATTTTTAAATTTTCTTTAATGCCTGATCAATGTCCCATATAAGATCATCCACATCCTCTATGCCCACTGACAACCTTACAAAACCTGGTCCAATCCCTATCTTTTCCCTCTCCTCCTTGGTCAATGAGGCATGAGATGTGTTAAAAGGCATACTTACAAGACTCTCCACCCCACCAAGACTTGTTGCCTCTTTTATAATCTTAAGATTCCTCATAAACTTAAGTCCATCCTCATCATCCCCCTTTATTTCAAAACTAACCATTCCACCAGCTCCCTTTGTAAGGTATCTTACACTGGAGAGAATATATGGATAATTATCGAGGGTCGGGTATATTACATTTCTTACCTTTTCATGTGTTGAAAGAAATGTTGCAATCCTTAATGCGTTTATATTGTGCCTCTCCATTCTTAAAGAAAGTGTCTTAAGCCCCCTCTCAAGAAGAAATGCAGAAACTGGATCCATAGAGCCACCATATCTTATCATTCTCTCCCAGATCATATCTATATAATTCTTGCTTCCAACTACAACTCCACCCACAACATCACTATGGCCATTCAGATACTTGGTCACAGAATGTATCTCTATATCAACACCCCTATCAAGTGGCGTCAGGTTATAGGGAGTTAAAAAGGTGTTATCCACTATAACTGGTACTCCAAGTTCTTTACCTATTTTTACAACCTCATCCACATCAAGAATCTTTAAAAGAGGATTTGAGAGTGTTTCAAAGTATAACAATTTTGTTCTCTCAGTGGCTGCCTTCTTTATCTCTTCAGGTTTTGTTTGATCCACATACTTTACAACTATTCCAAATTTAGGAAGTTCATTCTTTATAAAAGACAGGGTCCCTCCATAAAGATCCAGTGTGGTTATTATTTCATCTCCCTCTGAAAGAAATGTAAGAAGTGTTGTTGATATGGCTGCCATTCCTGAGGAGAAGAGAAGAGCATCCTCTCCTTTGCATATCTCGGCTATTTTTCTTTCTGCAGCTCTTCTTGTGGGATTACCATACCTTGAATATATCCATGCCTCTCTTGCCTTTCCCTCAAGAATTTTCTTGTAATCTTCATCACTTAAGACAAATGTTGAACTCTGAAATATTGGTGTATTTACAGCACCTGTTTCCTTATCAATATACTCACCTGAATGAATGCACTTTGTAGAAAATTTAATCTTCTTATCCATAAAAACCTCCTTGTATCTATATTATCACCACTTAAGAATCCTTAAAACCCCATAGAGAAACTATATTCTTCCACTTCTCAACAGTAACTATACCACCAGTTGCCCTCTCATGACCAAAACCAAGGTCTTCATCAAGACTTGGCTCTGTATATTTTCTTAAGAAGGAGAGAAGTGAAATGGAAAGATTTGTTCTCATGGAAAAGGCAACTCTTCCATCAATGTATCCATAATTTGCACACACAACTATGTAATTTTTAAGAACATTCCTCCATATCTGTGCAATTATTGGGTGAATAAGATATGGTGAATTTATCTCCAAAAGAACAAGACTTCCAGAAAATTTTGGTCTAACTCTCTTCCATCTATCCACTTCCCTTTTCACTCTCTTTCTATATGTTTCAAGGGTGGATTTCGCCTCCGATTCACTCAATAAATCAGAAAATTCATTGGCATTCATAAGATACCTTGTGGATGTTTTAATATCAAACTCAGGGATTCTCCTTGCAGCATTAACAAGAGATGCAACATGGGAAATCCACTTCTTCTTGTATTTTTTTAAAATATTCTCATACATGGGAACATCCTTAACCGACGTTCCAAAATCCCCCGCCTCCCCTATAGCTCCTAAAAAATCCTTAGGAGAAAAACCAATATTATCAAATAAGAGAAACGAAAGATAAGCTGCAGAAATGTATGGTGGAGGAGGAAAGGAGGTAAACAGAACTCCATTCTCAACTACACCTTCTGGTTTATGATGATCAATAATTATAATCTTCTCCACGCCCTTAAATTCCTTTTTATAAGAACCAAGATCCACAATAAAAACCACATCTGGTTTCTTCTCAAGGACTCTCCCTATAACTGAATCTGAAAAACCATTTTCCCCTTTCTTCGGATACAACAAATCTACTACATTAAAACCATTTTCCCTAAGTGCTTTATGGACAAGAACACCTGCGCTCACTCCATCTGCATCTACATGGGAAAGGATAACTATTCTTCTCTCCTTTTCAATACTTTTAATCTCCTCTTTAAATCTTACTGAAACTCTCTTTAAATCAAACATATTATAATTATTATATGAAAGGAACGAAAGAATTTAAAGTTTATTATAAAGAGAGAAATAGAGAGAAACTAAAGAAAACGGTAATATCAGACATTTGCCTCTTCTGTGATGCACCATGCTGTAAAGAAAACTTTGTTCCACTAACAGAGGAAGAGGTAAGAAGTGGCTTCTATGAGATGGAATTTAAAACATGGATTGATCCTGAAACTGGAAAAATAAGGTCTGGATGGGTTTTAAAGAGAAGAAAGGATGGAAGCTGCATCTACCTTACAAAATTTAACATGTGTTCAATATGGAAGAATAGACCCATTGCATGTAGATTATACGCCTGTGATAAAATAAAGAAGAAAGAGGAGAGAAGGAATGAAAACAAAGATGGTAGTCTTAGTAGATAATGAGGAAGGTGACGAACTTATACCCTCCTGGGGTCTTTCCATATACATAGAGAGAGAGGATTTTAAACTCCTATTTGATACAGGAGATAATCCCGAAATCCTTAACAAAAATGCAGAGAAATTAAACATAGATCTCTCAAAAATTGATGCCCTTATCCTATCCCACAATCACTATGATCACACAGGTGGGCTTCCATATATAGGGAACATAACAAAGGGAATCTCCGTTTATATACCTGAAAAAAGCATGACAAAGATGGTGGAGAGATATGGTTTAAAACCAATATGTGTTAAAGATACTCTTAAAATACATCCCAACTTCACATTGTATAAATTTGAAGGTCCTATCCCTGAACAATCCCTGATAGCTGAGAGTAATGGAAAAAATTTCTTCGTTGTTGGATGTTCCCATCCAAAAATAGAGAATATGGTGGTAGAAGTTAATCAAAAGATGGGTATAGAGATATTTGGTATTGTTGGAGGTTTCCACCTTTATACAGAGACTCTGGAGAGACTCAAAAGAATAAAAGAGATCTTCGTCAAACTGGGAGTAAAGGAAATCTATCCAATTCACTGTACAGGGAAAACCGCAAGGGAGTTTTTTAGTAGAGAGCTAAAAGAAATCTATAAAGGAGGGAGAGGAGGAACAAGAATTGAGTTTTAAAGATACAAAGATATTTAAGAGTTTCAAGAAGAGTGCACATGGAATTTATAACAGAATCATCTCCACACCATTATTTCAAAAAATGGAAGTGGAGCCTGTAACAGAGAATGATTTCCTTCCACACAATAAATATGCAATTGAGTGGTGGTATTTCACAGGTTTTTTAAACGAAAGATTCGGTTTTGAGGTAACATTTTTTAAAGTAAATGTTCCACCTAAAAATTCTATATTCGAACCATTGGTTAATACATGCGTAAGCCACTTTGCCATTGTGGATGTACAGGAGGAAAAATTCTCCTACTCTGAGAGAGTAAGACAATCAATATTGATGTGGAAGGAAAATGAACTCTTATTAAGAAATGGTGCATGGATACTGGAAAGTGACGGAAATATATATCATATATATGTGATTTCAAAAGAAGTCTCTTTGGATCTATATATGAAACCAACTTCAAAGATGATACTTCATGGAGACAATGGACTGATAAAATTAGGAAATGCCGGGGATTCCTATTACTATACCTACCCCTCCATGGAAACGGAAGGTTATATAAAAAGAGGAGGTAAACTCTTTAAGGTAAATGGAGAAACCTGGCACGATCACCAATGGGGAAATTTTAAAGTAGAAGCTGTATGGGATTGGTTTAGTATAAGACTCAAGAATAAAACATATCTTATGGCGTTTAATCTATGGGATGCAAAGAGAAAAAAATTGGTGATTCAGTATGCAAGCCTTACAAAGGGAGATTTTATTAAAAAATTTGATAAGTTTGATTTCAAAGTGCTTGATAAGGACTTCCTGTCTGGTAAAAAGCGGTATCCAGAGA
This window encodes:
- a CDS encoding DHH family phosphoesterase, whose protein sequence is MFDLKRVSVRFKEEIKSIEKERRIVILSHVDADGVSAGVLVHKALRENGFNVVDLLYPKKGENGFSDSVIGRVLEKKPDVVFIVDLGSYKKEFKGVEKIIIIDHHKPEGVVENGVLFTSFPPPPYISAAYLSFLLFDNIGFSPKDFLGAIGEAGDFGTSVKDVPMYENILKKYKKKWISHVASLVNAARRIPEFDIKTSTRYLMNANEFSDLLSESEAKSTLETYRKRVKREVDRWKRVRPKFSGSLVLLEINSPYLIHPIIAQIWRNVLKNYIVVCANYGYIDGRVAFSMRTNLSISLLSFLRKYTEPSLDEDLGFGHERATGGIVTVEKWKNIVSLWGFKDS
- a CDS encoding MBL fold metallo-hydrolase, whose product is MKTKMVVLVDNEEGDELIPSWGLSIYIEREDFKLLFDTGDNPEILNKNAEKLNIDLSKIDALILSHNHYDHTGGLPYIGNITKGISVYIPEKSMTKMVERYGLKPICVKDTLKIHPNFTLYKFEGPIPEQSLIAESNGKNFFVVGCSHPKIENMVVEVNQKMGIEIFGIVGGFHLYTETLERLKRIKEIFVKLGVKEIYPIHCTGKTAREFFSRELKEIYKGGRGGTRIEF
- a CDS encoding aminotransferase class I/II-fold pyridoxal phosphate-dependent enzyme, which translates into the protein MDKKIKFSTKCIHSGEYIDKETGAVNTPIFQSSTFVLSDEDYKKILEGKAREAWIYSRYGNPTRRAAERKIAEICKGEDALLFSSGMAAISTTLLTFLSEGDEIITTLDLYGGTLSFIKNELPKFGIVVKYVDQTKPEEIKKAATERTKLLYFETLSNPLLKILDVDEVVKIGKELGVPVIVDNTFLTPYNLTPLDRGVDIEIHSVTKYLNGHSDVVGGVVVGSKNYIDMIWERMIRYGGSMDPVSAFLLERGLKTLSLRMERHNINALRIATFLSTHEKVRNVIYPTLDNYPYILSSVRYLTKGAGGMVSFEIKGDDEDGLKFMRNLKIIKEATSLGGVESLVSMPFNTSHASLTKEEREKIGIGPGFVRLSVGIEDVDDLIWDIDQALKKI
- a CDS encoding YkgJ family cysteine cluster protein, whose protein sequence is MKGTKEFKVYYKERNREKLKKTVISDICLFCDAPCCKENFVPLTEEEVRSGFYEMEFKTWIDPETGKIRSGWVLKRRKDGSCIYLTKFNMCSIWKNRPIACRLYACDKIKKKEERRNENKDGSLSR